A single genomic interval of Lathyrus oleraceus cultivar Zhongwan6 chromosome 7, CAAS_Psat_ZW6_1.0, whole genome shotgun sequence harbors:
- the LOC127106939 gene encoding uncharacterized protein LOC127106939: MAKNWFDASDSQIMNENTNSFVGKRVSSSTSNTSLVTVSNGLTSASHEEVPVTVGNNGMDHCGSTPVAPRTMGLTMAETLVRGSPRSHAPAQISDGAQKLEEIALKKSRLLVPMMPYMPRSMGASSLVKLKVKTSPQWHPISHSGNSHDFNALRELNGGSLATKHNLRFNGSRTLATTSNATSTSSSSKSVSTPSASITLEKKPTFQTQSRSDFLKNLSRKSASKDASRVLEKSKASTENEISCNTPESRDSTNEEQQYRANFILSSEEEEIAFLRSLGWEEDNKDNKDDECLTEKEIQDFYDKYGKLQLQ, from the exons ATGGCGAAGAATTGGTTTGATGCAAGCGATTCACAAATAATGAATGAAAACACTAATAGTTTTGTTGGCAAAAGAGTGTCATCTTCTACCTCAAACACTTCACTTGTCACGGTCAGTAATGGCCTTACATCGGCATCGCACGAGGAGGTTCCTGTGACGGTTGGAAACAATGGTATGGATCATTGTGGAAGCACACCTGTTGCTCCGCGCACAATGGGCCTTACTATGGCTGAGACATTGGTTCGGGGTTCACCGCGTTCTCACGCGCCTGCACAA ATATCTGATGGTGCTCAGAAGCTTGAAGAGATTGCTCTTAAGAAATCACGGCTATTAGTCCCTATGATGCCGTATATGCCAAGATCCATG GGCGCTAGCTCTTTGGTGAAGTTGAAGGTTAAGACAAGCCCACAATGGCATCCTATTTCGCATTCTGGTAATTCCCATGATTTCAATGCTTTGCGAGAGCTTAACGGTGGATCTTTAGCCACAAAGCACAACTTGAGATTTAACGGAAGTAGGACGCTAGCCACAACGTCCAATGCTACTTCCACTTCTTCTAGTAGTAAAAGTGTTTCAACTCCTTCTGCATCCATAACATTGGAGAAGAAACCTACTTTTCAAACCCAGAGTAGAAGTGATTTCCTTAAGAATCTATCGAGGAAAAGTGCCTCAAAAGATGCGTCTCGAGTCCTGGAGAAATCTAAAGCAAGCACAGAGAATGAGATTAGCTGCAACACTCCGGAATCTAGAGATTCAACTAATGAAGAGCAACAATATCGCGCCAACTTTATTTTGAGTTCCGAAGAAGAAGAAATTGCGTTCTTGCGTTCACTTGGGTGGGAGGAAGACAATAAAGATAATAAAGATGATGAATGTCTTACAGAAAAGGAGATACAAGACTTTTATGATAAG TATGGGAAATTGCAATTGCAATGA